A genomic window from Periophthalmus magnuspinnatus isolate fPerMag1 chromosome 16, fPerMag1.2.pri, whole genome shotgun sequence includes:
- the LOC117384141 gene encoding mitogen-activated protein kinase 9-like has protein sequence MVADKGPVAVNSIISSGSESYEVKKILGSGAFGVVSLCHKLSTDHKVALKMINIIQVLENPANEAAMLHTLMEQGGARAHIVEWFGSFFFKDHYVHKFEVLDMCLVDYIQKNGTLKLKEIRPLLHQMGTALSFLKTLGIVHADLKHDNIMMVDTVSKPLQIKIIDFGLARHVSHIHQGIKVQTRNHRAPEVFLGAPYDQGIDMWSIGCMIIELFLGYLLFPGCDEHDLFCSIIKTVGLPSDELLEKGRYTNMYLTYEYNRWLFKNTYEVAPTTSTLASVFKYTPVNEADKRDSECFLDLVSLMLKPDPAKRISPEELLKHPFITMEHLKALRDLHPDHVLECEKSMWDVVGCVEHKELSCSDIDDDEEIFMDSRSSEEKHSLPAEEPRTSTEEKPSAPSKSCKRKHEEDQDTMYSKRLCVGPVSTPEGPSRCEEPAPAPESPIRSVQSVVQSKVSTVRRKRRHETEAESSDLHHDSDLKYGKRLCVGPVSTPVGPSCCEEPNPAPEDPICSEQSAVHSPDHRMRRKRRHETAAMSSDSDSDNSPKRRVGNIPDINPTCDSEEAVGSAQSHCTNVEDNSKPSEDLQKSTEEKQSEPSPSRKRRWKEDQDTIPLEEALLLFCKENLSCNRLCVGPVIAPEGPYLPEELVPVPEGLSRHESYNSLSLVNVESPPQNKRSPRHNERSPLQHARSGAKKDSTGTRRNRKRTQSLH, from the exons ATGGTTGCCGATAAAGGCCCGGTTGCCGTGAACAGTATCATCTCCTCTGGCTCAGAGAGTTACGAGGTGAAGAAGATCCTGGGCTCAGGTGCTTTCGGGGTGGTCTCCCTGTGCCACAAGCTCTCTACTGACCATAAGGTGGCGCTGAAGATGATCAACATCATTCAAGTCCTAGAGAACCCAGCAAACGAG GCTGCCATGCTCCATACCCTGATGGAGCAGGGAGGTGCCCGCGCTCACATCGTGGAGTGGTTTGGCTCCTTTTTCTTCAAGGACCACTACGTGCACAAGTTTGAGGTTCTGGACATGTGCCTTGTAGACTATATCCAAAAGAACGGCACGCTCAAACTCAAGGAGATTCGCCCACTCCTGCATCAG ATGGGCACCGCTCTGTCCTTCCTAAAGACTTTAGGCATCGTGCACGCTGATCTGAAGCACGATAATATCATGATGGTGGACACAGTCTCCAAACCTCTGCAGATCAAGATAATCGACTTTGGCCTGGCTCGGCATGTGTCCCACATACATCAGGGAATCAAAGTGCAGACACGTAACCACAG AGCTCCAGAGGTGTTCCTGGGAGCACCGTACGATCAAGGCATAGACATGTGGTCCATCGGCTGCATGATCATAGAACTGTTCCTTGGATATTTGCTGTTCCCCGGGTGTGATGAGCACGATCTG TTCTGCAGTATAATCAAAACTGTTGGACTTCCTTCAGATGAGCTCCTGGAGAAGGGTCGGTATACGAACATGTACCTGACCTACGAATACAACCGCTGGTTATTCAAA AATACCTATGAGGTTGCTCCCACCACCTCGACGCTGGCCAGTGTGTTCAAA TACACTCCTGTGAATGAAGCAGACAAGCGTGACAGTGAGTGTTTCCTGGACCTGGTGAGTCTGATGCTGAAGCCAGACCCCGCAAAACGCATCAGCCCAGAAGAACTTCTCAAACACCCCTTCATCACCATGGAACATCTGAAAGCCTTAAGGGACCTTCATCCAGATCA TGTCTTGGAGTGTGAAAAGTCCATGTGGGATGTTGTGGGATGTGTCGAACACAAAGAGCTGAGCTGCAGTGACATAGACGATGATGAAGAGATCTTTATGGACTCCAGATCTTCAGAGGAGAAGCACAGTTTACCTGCTGAAGAACCCAGAACTTCCACAGAGGAGAAGCCGAGTGCTCCATCAAAGTCATGCAAACGCAAACACGAGGAGGACCAGGACACAAT GTACAGTAAGAGACTTTGTGTGGGGCCAGTCTCTACACCTGAGGGCCCCTCCCGCTGTGAGGAGCCAGCCCCTGCTCCTGAGAGCCCCATACGCTCAGTGCAGTCTGTGGTCCAGTCTAAAGTCTCCACAGTGAGAAGGAAAAGACGTCATGAGACTGAGGCCGAGTCCAGTGACCTCCACCACGACTCTGATCTTAAGTATGGTAAGAGACTCTGTGTGGGGCCAGTCTCTACCCCTGTGGGCCCCTCCTGCTGTGAGGAGCCAAACCCTGCTCCTGAGGATCCCATCTGCTCAGAGCAGTCTGCGGTTCATTCCCCAGACCACAGGATGAGAAGAAAGAGACGTCATGAAACTGCAGCCATGTCCAGCGACTCTGACTCTGACA ATTCTCCAAAGAGACGCGTGGGGAACATCCCAGACATCAACCCAACCTGTGACTCTGAAG AAGCTGTTGGAAGCGCTCAGAGTCACTGTACAAATGTGGAGGATAACAGTAAACCCTCTGAAGACCTCCAAAAATCTACAGAAGAGAAGCAGAGTGAACCGTCTCCATCGCGCAAACGCCGATGGAAGGAGGATCAGGACACAAT ACCTCTTGAAGAAGCCCTGCTGCTGTTCTGTAAGGAGAACTTGTCCTGTAATAGACTCTGTGTGGGGCCAGTCATTGCTCCCGAGGGCCCCTATCTCCCTGAGGAGCTGGTCCCTGTTCCTGAAGGCCTCTCTCGCCATGAATCTTACA
- the psmc4 gene encoding 26S proteasome regulatory subunit 6B, with product MEDCVAVEKSPEEMPAVLNSRPQTGLSFLAPEPEDLEDLYTRYKKLQQELEFLEVQEEYIKDEQKNLKKEFLHAQEEVKRIQSIPLVIGQFLEAVDQNTAIVGSTTGSNYYVRILSTIDRELLKPNASVALHKHSNALVDVLPPEADSSIMMLTSDQKPDVMYADIGGMDIQKQEVREAVELPLTHFELYKQIGIDPPRGVLMYGPPGCGKTMLAKAVAHHTTAAFIRVVGSEFVQKYLGEGPRMVRDVFRLAKENAPAIIFIDEIDAIATKRFDAQTGADREVQRILLELLNQMDGFDQTVNVKVIMATNRADTLDPALLRPGRLDRKIEFPLPDRRQKRLVFSTITSKMNLSEEVDLEDYVARPDKISGADINSICQEAGMLAVRENRYIVLAKDFEKAYKTVIKKDEQEHEFYK from the exons ATGGAGGACTGCGTAGCCGTAGAAAAGAGCCCG GAGGAAATGCCTGCAGTTTTGAATTCCAGACCACAAACTGGTCTGTCCTTCCTGGCTCCAGAACCCGAAGATCTGGAGGATCTTTACACCAGATACAAG AAACTACAGCAGGAGCTGGAGTTCCTGGAGGTGCAAGAGGAGTATATCAAAGATGAACAGAAAAACCTAAAGAAGGAGTTCCTCCACGCtcaggaggaggtgaagaggataCAGAGCATCCCTCTGGTCATCGGACAGTTTTTGGAAGCTGTGGACCAGAACACTGCCATAGTTGGTTCCACTACAG GGTCCAACTATTATGTGCGCATCCTGAGCACCATCGACCGAGAGCTGCTAAAGCCCAATGCATCTGTGGCCCTCCACAAACACAGCAATGCTCTGGTGGATGTACTGCCTCCGGAGGCCGACAGCAGCATCATGATGTTGACTTCAG ACCAAAAGCCAGATGTGATGTACGCTGACATTGGTGGTATGGACATTCAGAAACAGGAAGTCAGAGAAGCAGTGGAGTTGCCTCTCACTCACTTTGAGCTCTATAAACAG ATTGGCATTGATCCACCCAGAGGAGTTTTAATGTATGGACCTCCAGGATGTGGTAAAACTATGTTGGCCAAAGCTGTGGCTCATCATACCACAG CTGCCTTCATCCGTGTGGTGGGCTCAGAGTTCGTTCAGAAGTACTTGGGGGAAGGTCCTCGTATGGTGCGTGACGTTTTCCGGCTGGCCAAAGAGAATGCTCCCGCAATTATCTTCATAGATGAGATTGATGCCATTGCCACAAAACGTTTCGATGCACAAACTGGAG CTGACAGGGAAGTACAGAGAATCCTGCTTGAGCTGCTTAATCAAATGGATGGTTTTGACCAGACTGTCAATGTAAAG GTGATCATGGCCACAAACAGAGCTGACACACTGGACCCTGCTCTCCTGCGCCCCGGCCGTCTGGACCGAAAGATCGAGTTTCCGTTGCCTGACCGCCGGCAGAAACGACTGGTCTTCTCCACCATCACCAGCAAAATGAACCTGTCTGAGGAGGTGGACCTAGAGGACT ATGTGGCCCGACCAGACAAGATTTCTGGAGCTGACATCAACTCCATCTGCCAAGAG GCTGGCATGCTGGCTGTGCGTGAAAACCGCTACATAGTCTTGGCTAAAGACTTTGAAAAAGCCTACAAGACGGTCATCAAGAAGGATGAACAGGAGCACGAGTTCTACAAGTAG